The following proteins come from a genomic window of Streptomyces sp. ALI-76-A:
- a CDS encoding ABC transporter permease, with product MSAEPTGDGTSRPTSTSPAPRSRPRRSPGHFIGAYGLLALAVLLFLVFSLTLPDTFPTLDNVSSILSNQSVPAILALGAMVPIVTGRFDLSIGYGLGLAHVMVLQLIVSEGWSWPLACAVVIIGGAVVGVLNGVVVEFARIDSFIATLGTGSVLYAVTGWITGGTRIVSGPNGLPPAFTDLHDSTFLGLPVPAFYVLGLVVLLWLLLERLPLGRYLYVIGSNPRAADLVGIPTRRYSVYAFALSGLIVGFAGVLLAAQQQIGNPSVGLDYLLPAFVGALLGSTAIRPGRPNALGTLVAVAVLAIGLAGIGQLGAQFWVTPLFNGATLLLAVGFAGYSARRRLRSGATAHRRGSKVAGTSQEAQDVP from the coding sequence ATGAGCGCGGAACCGACGGGCGACGGGACGAGCCGGCCGACGTCGACGTCACCGGCTCCCCGCTCACGGCCGCGGCGCTCCCCCGGACACTTCATCGGCGCGTACGGACTGCTCGCACTCGCCGTCCTGCTCTTCCTCGTCTTCTCCCTGACCCTGCCCGACACCTTCCCCACGCTCGACAACGTCTCCTCGATCCTGTCCAACCAGTCGGTCCCCGCGATCCTCGCGCTCGGCGCGATGGTCCCCATCGTCACGGGCCGGTTCGACCTGTCCATCGGCTACGGTCTCGGCCTGGCACACGTCATGGTGCTCCAGCTGATCGTCAGCGAGGGCTGGTCCTGGCCGCTCGCCTGCGCGGTGGTGATCATCGGCGGAGCGGTCGTCGGGGTCCTCAACGGCGTGGTCGTCGAGTTCGCCCGGATCGACTCCTTCATCGCCACCCTCGGCACCGGCAGCGTGCTGTACGCCGTCACCGGCTGGATCACCGGCGGCACCCGCATCGTCTCCGGACCGAACGGGCTGCCGCCCGCCTTCACCGACCTCCACGACTCCACGTTCCTCGGTCTGCCGGTGCCCGCGTTCTACGTCCTCGGGCTGGTCGTCCTGCTCTGGCTGCTGCTGGAGCGCCTCCCGCTGGGCCGCTACCTCTACGTCATCGGTTCGAACCCCCGCGCCGCCGACCTGGTCGGCATCCCCACGCGCCGCTACAGCGTCTACGCCTTCGCCCTGTCCGGCCTGATCGTCGGCTTCGCCGGCGTCCTGCTCGCCGCGCAGCAGCAGATCGGCAACCCCAGCGTCGGCCTCGACTACCTCCTGCCTGCCTTCGTCGGGGCCCTGCTCGGCTCCACCGCGATCAGGCCCGGCCGCCCCAACGCGCTGGGCACCCTCGTGGCGGTCGCCGTCCTCGCCATCGGGCTCGCCGGCATCGGCCAGCTCGGCGCGCAGTTCTGGGTCACCCCGCTGTTCAACGGCGCCACCCTGCTGCTCGCCGTCGGCTTCGCCGGGTACTCCGCCCGCCGTCGGCTGCGCTCCGGCGCCACCGCGCACCGTCGGGGCAGCAAGGTGGCGGGCACCTCCCAGGAGGCCCAGGACGTCCCGTAG